Below is a genomic region from Ictalurus punctatus breed USDA103 chromosome 12, Coco_2.0, whole genome shotgun sequence.
ATCTGCACCTTCAATGGTTTTATTTCCATGCAGCAGCTCAAAATTGTTTTCTAAGGCGGAGTGGTTAGAAAAAACAAAGGTCTTGTGCTCATCTTCATTGGTTATTATTGTTCCTTCAATCGCTTCATCACATCCCAttcggtcttttttttttttttctcttcaaatATATTAACTCTAGGTAGCTTTAAAAAGGCACGCATTTGTGCCAAAGGAGTCTGTCTGCCTGATGTCTGATGGACGGCTAGCTTTGTTTCTGAAGTTCCTGCTGACAGCGTGTTTGGATGGTGGAAGTTCATTTGTTATCCCGGCGCTTGATAACTGTTAAAAGGTGTACAGCAATCGGCTGGCCGGATGGCGAGATGTGCTCAGTCCATGCGCTCGACTTTTCCCAGGATCTTCCCTTCGTACATAGGCAACACCGTGCCGTCCTCCCAGATCTCCTCGAACACGGCACCGCACTCGAACTCATCGCTGGCCTTCTTAAAGTAGTACCTTCAACAAAATAGAAGAAAAGACGCCTGGTGAATATACAttttcaatacttattttcttTCCGTAAGGTGTTCCTAATGCCATTGTGGCCAAAGCGGACAAGTCAATAAGGCTGGGTCTGACTAGACCTGCAGAGACACGCAGACATTCTCCAGGTCGTGTAAACATCTCAAGTTAAATACAACatgacaaaacaacaacaacaacaacaacaacaacaacaaaaaacggaATGTTTCTGGAGTTTACAAAATGCCTTCTCTGTTTGGAGTGAGTCGCATAGCAGCCTTGGCCTTTTGACAGTAAAACCAGGGAGCTGCACGGTGACCTCAAGGGTGTTctagaggtcaaaggtcacatgaccCTGACACAAAGACAGCACTGAAGGTTCAGTTGGGGCCCTATTCTACGCTGAGCCCCTAATGATCTGAGGTCTCTTTAAAAAAGGAGCAGGGATCAGCGGGGAAGATTTAATGATTGGCTTTGTAATGGAAAAATGCCTGACTCGCACCATGTGTGGGACAGCTTTGGAATTCCACAGCTTGCTTGGGTTTATGGGTGAAAGCTGACTAACTCACACAAACAGCATGTGTGTAAACTTGTCCCCCCTCCACACCCCCAaacgttttttttctgtttctttttttttttttctttttttaaccactTCTCTCGCTTCCCTCATTCTGATGTAGTCTGGATTTCTATTGCATTCTGTATTCTGTATATACCGTACGTACGCCTCTATTAGGAATATCACAGAGATGCGCTGAAGCCTGTGTAACCTTGGCACAGATAAGcatcttcctcttcatctccaCCACACTCCTCTCCTTCCTAGCCTTCATATCCTCATCTCTCAGAGGGAATTAAACTCTCTCCCAAGCGAACGAGAGCAAAGAGAATCCGAACGAAGGTGAAGTGAGAACGTAAGagccaagaagaagaaaaaaaaaggtagaggGAGAGTAAAAAAGAAACATGTTCGATGTGTTTGTCGTCGCATCTGGTATCAATATTGTCTGGCAAGCTGGTTTTACAGCGCTATAGAAATAATTGAAATACGTGAAATAAAGATTTCTGAGTTTATGGCTTTGGTGAACGGCAGTATTGATGACTAACAACTCAAGCACACTGAGTATGACTTTAACCCTTTACATTTCTTATCGCAGTGTCGATTCGCTTGGTGTTATATCACTCGATAAAGCAAAAATTGGTTTTTAATCCCTGAAAGTATGAGTACATCCGGACTGGTCTATAATTTCtgtactgtttttgtttataaacattCTAAAACTTCTATGTATTTAGAACCGATCATAATTATTATAACAACGTAActgatattattattgcaatGTCACTTACAGTGTTGACTcactttaatgattttaaacatGGAGAATTTACGTAGGTTAATGATCAACGCAACAGTTATAACATAAGTTGCTTTGATCAAGCTGCCGTTGAATGGGAACTTCGTCGGACTTTTTCGTCCAGGAATTGTGGAAATAGCTTCTCCTGATTAACTGATCGTTGCATATGAGTGCTGCTATTGTTAGgacatttagaaacaaaagcCATTGTCTAGACATGTCCTAAGCCTCTGTTTGAGAGCGTTCAGGTTTAACGTCCAAGTTCAAAGGCACTCTTGGTCCTGTAAAGCGCTGCCCATGCTGAAGATGTGCGTTTGTGAAGGGCTTGTGGCTGATGTAATCCCGGGAGGAATCTGAGAGGCTGTCAAATGCAGCAACTCAGTGGGCAGAAAATAATAGGGTTTGGGCCGCAAAGCCATGCTTGTTAAGAATGCCTTAGCGTGGGAATCGGGGGGCTGACGTGACCAGATCCATGTGCACGACGCAATCTGCTCCTCCACCCCACCCCAattctccccatgcttttgATTGTGATGTGCTTCTCATCTCAGACATCTCATCTTAATTACAGAGATTtggtctttgttttgtttttttcagctctGTGGACGCCAAACAAACAGGCGTCTGTTGAAATAAAGCAACCGAATTTACCTGTAGTTGCCTTTCTTGCGGAGCTGCTCTTTGAAATGGCCGAGAGTGAGGCTGTGGGTCTTCATGAGTCTGCGGTAAGGGATCTCCTCGCCACAGAAGAAATAGGTGACCACCAGCTCCGAGCCAGAGTGGGCGCTGGAGTGTCCGGCACTCAGCCGCCGCTGCTCCTTCCACCTTTGGAGAAGAAATACAGATGGGTTAAAGCTTCGAAGGTCACCTTGATATCCTCAATTAAGCctaatattaaataatagtaCATGATATTTGTATGCTTTTTGTCGAGGATACAAGACGATATTGGTGACATTTCCAGTGGTAAAAACTGTAGTAAATGTAACCCACTCAAACGGTTCacctaatcttttttttttaaagtatactTTCATGCTGAGTTGGGTTTTCTCCTGTGAAAGTGTGTCCTTGATGAGGAAAGCCAAGCCAGCAGAGGCAGAGAGGAGCCTTTTCTCGAGCGTAACATGTGATTAGGTTGCGTCTGAAGGCAGCAGGAGCTGTTGTGCACCGTGAGACGGCTCTGCGAGGGCCCTCCCGAGTTTGATGGATGATGGGCCTTTGTGTCAGTGTCTGGGCTTTTCACTAATCTGACCTCTCGCTAAGAGACTCCGACAGGCTTTCAATTCTGCCTTTCTCCTCCCTCCCCCCAATCCTAACGTGACGGTCCAGCTCAACCTGTGCACAGTGGTGCGGTGGCAGGCTCGGAGGGCTGGCCTGGACCAACATGTGTTGCAGGGGTGGCCAAAGGGCAAGCCCCCAAAAGAGCTGTGAAGCTTTTCATTCACTTCCAGGGCTTTGTTAGCGCCGCTTCAGATGGCAATGGTTCGCCCTGAGACAGCTGGCTGGCTAAAGGTCAGCCAATTAAAGCtcagaagagtgtgtgtgtgtgtgtgtgtgtgtgtatgcgctgGCTGTCAGGTGGCTGTGGCTGGACATCAAACATCACCACAGAACACTGAGACGAGCGACAAAAATATTTCGGGGATTGTTAAACCTAAAAAAAACTTCATGTGGGTTTAGAAACACCCAGATCCCTCTTAATTCCTTGTCTTTTAGGCTAGCCtgcttaaataaaaataaaagcaaatgaataaacataCTCGTCCATCTGCAGGGCAGGGCTGATGAGAGGCGAGCTGCTGTTGGAGAAAAGAGACGGAtgcactctctctttctgcaggCTGGAGGCTGAGTGTCTGTGGGTTTAACAGATGGAGTCATGCATTAGGTGAGAATACAGAACTGAGCTTCAAATAACACCGAACCGGAATTTTTCAGAGAACTGATATTTTTCACTTTTGGACCCTAGATGACTTTGCAAGAAAGTATTGATGTTCCCTTCGTTCAGCTGCACATCACATAGCCGCAGTCAAAATCGTGAAGTGTTTTGGTCCGTATTTCTTCCTAACCCGATAGAAAGTCTGCTGGGGATGAACCAATACAATACGGAGTATTTCTGATTTTCCAATTCAACGCCAGGTTGATTAAGACAAGTAGGATAGTTAAAAACTACGATGGTCCATCttgaaaaataaagcaaaatgggCATTGTCACAGCAACACCTTTTTCAGTTAACactgaagtaaaaaaataaaaaaaaaaatacgtacTGGATGACCATCAGCATATACTCTGAGACGATTTTTATCTTTGTAAATCATGGTGTGAACTCAGTCTTCGAGATATATGTTAATATTGAATATGGCTGAATCTGTACCTTTGTTTAGTGGGTTTGGAGGCTTCTTCCAGTCTTCGGCAGGCTTCTTCGAgctgtgtgagagtgtttgGTGGAGAGAGGGGCGGCATAGTGGGATCCTGGACGAACGGGTGACCCGGATGGTGTGCTCGAGCATGACCACCTACTCCTCCACCACCCCATAAGGGCGTCTTAGAAGACAAGTCGCTTGGGTGCACCTTCTTCAGGCCTTGAGAACTGTAGTGAAGATTTGTTTGTTAATTTTGcctttaaattttatatatatatatatatatatatatatatatatatatatatatatatatatatatatatatatttttttttacattttatgacaGATTCAATTCTTTGGCCaacgttctttgtgctttatgtTTTTTAGCAGATGTACTTTGTCTTACTGTCTTACTGGGTGTCGTATCCAAGTGTGAAATTCCAAGCCTTGTTTCATGTATATCACTATCGAGTCTAAGTTTCTAGCACTTTTAATATCCACTGTCGCCTGCTGCCAATATTCTGActcattgcctgtttttggtTCACTCAGTGAGTGATTACTCTATAATACGCAGAGGTATACAGCTATAAAGTGTGCTCATGTGACTCACCCGTGAGGTTTGTGCCTGTTCTGCCTCTCACTTTCCAAGATCCACTGCCACACGTTGTGTGATCGGACTATACCATCTCTGGGGAGCAGAGGTGAGCTGCTTTCCTCTTCGCTTGACTTGCAACCACTCATTCCATCACTAATATTACTGGGACGCTTAGACAACGTGCTGGTACGCCTAGAGACAAGAGCAAAAGGAAATCAGGCCTACGAGATCCCCAATAGGCATAGCTATGTTTGGTTATGTTTTCATGTATGAGATCCGTTTGATGTATTAAACCTCCAGAACTCACCCTTGTTGAAGATCGGCTGAGTTGTGGCACCTTTGGTAGCAGTAATCTGACCCGGAGGAGCCTAGACACTGCGCCACTCGGTGCGCCGCCTCAGCCTCCATTTCCTCCCTGCTCTTGGGTGAAGcagagtggtggtggtggatgtAGTGGTGATGGATGTGCTTGGTGGAGGGCTGCGGAGCCATCCCGGGTGTCTTGGATGGTACAGAACAGTGCATACTAGGTAAGAGATTGGGGGTAGAGCCTTGCTGATGATGATGGTCAGGGGAACGGGAGCGAGGCGAGTAGCCTGGTATGCCAGGGGACTGGCACCCTGGGGTCTTTAGGACCCTGGAGAGGTGCTCATCCAGAATGGCTTGAGGGTCTTCATCGCACAATCCGGAGGAGAGGAGGCTGAGAGCAGCGGGAGGCGGCTGGGGGACGACTACAGGTAATTCACTGTCATCTCGTTCttcttcctacacacacacacacacatacagagcacAAAGAGGTAAGTTATCAGACCTTCTTGCtggtcattaaaaattaaaatgataaactATCCTTCCAGTCTATGCACAAAAGAAATCAGGCAAGTCTCAATATTTAAGAGGATAAAGAACACGTTCGAATTTTTGAAATAGTGACGCTTAGTCCCGCGAGCTTGAGAGTTCTTCCACAGTTTCAGCCATTACATGAAGGAAAAGTCCAGTATTTTTCAAACTGATCTCTTATTTATTGCATCGCTAGCTTATAAAATGGACACGTTTTCCAGTCCTGAAGCTTGGATTATAAATGATTCTTGATTAAACGAGTGTTCTCTGTAAATAGAAATAGGACAGAATTCTTGCCTGTGGTAATCaccaagttaaaaaaaacaacaaccgaaTATTCCTTTAATAAAATGTCAGACTAGTAATGTCTGTCAGAGACAATCAATGCAAGTCGGATCTTCTAAAAATATAAAGCGGACACTTTTTGTCAGTACCACAGGCACAACTAATAAGGCCAATGAGGTGCCAAAAGGTTACACAGTTCAAAGATCAGAGGTCACATGGTTTAAGAGGTTGAAAGGGTTAGGCACTTAGGAGAAGAGCTGCCCTAAGGTCCTGCCTCAAAAGAGGCTTTTCATCTAGCAATAATTGAGTGTGATGAGGTGCGGCTGTGTGTTCGAGCCGAAGGATCAGGCGTGGAGCGATTTTATCCTTTTCCAGCCAAACTGcctatattaaataaatgccatcCATACTGGAACATCCTGGTTGTTACTAACCTCCTGTATCTGCTGTAACCTTTCCTCTAGAGAGCTGAGCGTGTCCTGCTCGCGCTTCAGTTTCTCCAGACGGGCGATCAGCTCTGCCGCAAACGCAGACGGCTTCACTGGAGCCATCTCTCGCGGCAGTCGCTGCGTCCTCTACAGGCGAGACGAGAAAGAACGAGTTAAGAGTGAGCTGCTCGCCATCGCCATGAAAGGGGCAATGCAGTAACAACAAATTGAGAAATTTAAttattactgaaaataaaagttTCATCTGTAGTAGTCTATGGGaccagctgtaaaaaaaaaaaaaaaaaaaaatcctcctaCAGCACATCTGGTTGCACACTTAAAACATTTTGGAGTCCTTTCTCCTCAGGATAGTTACTATAGTTTGCCTTCGTATGCAAGAGAAGGATTACACTCTACTGTTTGGTCTTAAAATGAACCAAGAGGGCGTATCAGGGGTGTTACATCGCTATACAGTATAAGAGTGTGcgtttctttatatttccatctCAAGCTATTGACCTGACCCTGAATCCTCCAACACTCTTCATTTCTCACTTCTCCCCTTCTTACTTTAATGGCAACTGCCAAAAGTACCGCCAGCCTTGGGCAAGAGAGCTGGACTgaccaatacacacacacac
It encodes:
- the LOC108273124 gene encoding axin-2 isoform X3, which codes for MSRALIEPVTTSFREDAPRPPVPGEEGEEEASSSLSRCDPSAYMKIKNAVKSARAPRRDEDGLGEPEGSASPDSPLARWTKSLRSLLADQDGAHLFRTFLERERCEDALDFWFACNGFRQMDLQDAKTRRVARAIYKRYVEGRGVVAEHLRAATRACIRESVKKQRIELRMFDQAQTEIEGGLEESAYRAFLTSDIYLDYVRSGGENAACAGHAHAHGGLASLELVCGYLPPLIEDKEWSCGELKAKALAAVVGLSAETLRATMTLRTADCRAQKRGDPASPYFVNSGHVVAPASSANDSEVSSDATTDDSMSMTDSSVDGIPPYKLGTKKQLQREMHRSVKINGQVSLPHFPEEERDDSELPVVVPQPPPAALSLLSSGLCDEDPQAILDEHLSRVLKTPGCQSPGIPGYSPRSRSPDHHHQQGSTPNLLPSMHCSVPSKTPGMAPQPSTKHIHHHYIHHHHSASPKSREEMEAEAAHRVAQCLGSSGSDYCYQRCHNSADLQQGRTSTLSKRPSNISDGMSGCKSSEEESSSPLLPRDGIVRSHNVWQWILESERQNRHKPHGSQGLKKVHPSDLSSKTPLWGGGGVGGHARAHHPGHPFVQDPTMPPLSPPNTLTQLEEACRRLEEASKPTKQRHSASSLQKERVHPSLFSNSSSPLISPALQMDEWKEQRRLSAGHSSAHSGSELVVTYFFCGEEIPYRRLMKTHSLTLGHFKEQLRKKGNYRYYFKKASDEFECGAVFEEIWEDGTVLPMYEGKILGKVERMD
- the LOC108273124 gene encoding axin-2 isoform X2, coding for MSRALIEPVTTSFREDAPRPPVPGEEGEEEASSSLSRCDPSAYMKIKNAVKSARAPRRDEDGLGEPEGSASPDSPLARWTKSLRSLLADQDGAHLFRTFLERERCEDALDFWFACNGFRQMDLQDAKTRRVARAIYKRYVEGRGVVAEHLRAATRACIRESVKKQRIELRMFDQAQTEIEGGLEESAYRAFLTSDIYLDYVRSGGENAACAGHAHAHGGLASLELVCGYLPPLIEDKEWSCGELKAKALAAVVGLSAETLRATMTLRTADCRDGIPPYKLGTKKQLQREMHRSVKINGQVSLPHFPRTQRLPREMAPVKPSAFAAELIARLEKLKREQDTLSSLEERLQQIQEEEERDDSELPVVVPQPPPAALSLLSSGLCDEDPQAILDEHLSRVLKTPGCQSPGIPGYSPRSRSPDHHHQQGSTPNLLPSMHCSVPSKTPGMAPQPSTKHIHHHYIHHHHSASPKSREEMEAEAAHRVAQCLGSSGSDYCYQRCHNSADLQQGRTSTLSKRPSNISDGMSGCKSSEEESSSPLLPRDGIVRSHNVWQWILESERQNRHKPHGSQGLKKVHPSDLSSKTPLWGGGGVGGHARAHHPGHPFVQDPTMPPLSPPNTLTQLEEACRRLEEASKPTKQRHSASSLQKERVHPSLFSNSSSPLISPALQMDEWKEQRRLSAGHSSAHSGSELVVTYFFCGEEIPYRRLMKTHSLTLGHFKEQLRKKGNYRYYFKKASDEFECGAVFEEIWEDGTVLPMYEGKILGKVERMD
- the LOC108273124 gene encoding axin-2 isoform X1, giving the protein MSRALIEPVTTSFREDAPRPPVPGEEGEEEASSSLSRCDPSAYMKIKNAVKSARAPRRDEDGLGEPEGSASPDSPLARWTKSLRSLLADQDGAHLFRTFLERERCEDALDFWFACNGFRQMDLQDAKTRRVARAIYKRYVEGRGVVAEHLRAATRACIRESVKKQRIELRMFDQAQTEIEGGLEESAYRAFLTSDIYLDYVRSGGENAACAGHAHAHGGLASLELVCGYLPPLIEDKEWSCGELKAKALAAVVGLSAETLRATMTLRTADCRAQKRGDPASPYFVNSGHVVAPASSANDSEVSSDATTDDSMSMTDSSVDGIPPYKLGTKKQLQREMHRSVKINGQVSLPHFPRTQRLPREMAPVKPSAFAAELIARLEKLKREQDTLSSLEERLQQIQEEEERDDSELPVVVPQPPPAALSLLSSGLCDEDPQAILDEHLSRVLKTPGCQSPGIPGYSPRSRSPDHHHQQGSTPNLLPSMHCSVPSKTPGMAPQPSTKHIHHHYIHHHHSASPKSREEMEAEAAHRVAQCLGSSGSDYCYQRCHNSADLQQGRTSTLSKRPSNISDGMSGCKSSEEESSSPLLPRDGIVRSHNVWQWILESERQNRHKPHGSQGLKKVHPSDLSSKTPLWGGGGVGGHARAHHPGHPFVQDPTMPPLSPPNTLTQLEEACRRLEEASKPTKQRHSASSLQKERVHPSLFSNSSSPLISPALQMDEWKEQRRLSAGHSSAHSGSELVVTYFFCGEEIPYRRLMKTHSLTLGHFKEQLRKKGNYRYYFKKASDEFECGAVFEEIWEDGTVLPMYEGKILGKVERMD